Genomic segment of Paenibacillus polymyxa:
CCTGTGCTTCTTGAGCAGCTTGCTCATACAGCTTCACAGACAATTGCTGAACGATTTCAGTCAGTTCTTCAGTAGCTTTTTTAATGTCTTCCAGGTTGTCGGTTTCCAGCGTTTTTTGCAGATTTTCTTTAGCTGCATTTGCTTTTTCGACTTCGCCTGCATCCGCTTTTTCGCCCAGATCTTTAATCGTTTTGTCTACGGAGTAGATCAGTTGATCCGCTGCGTTTTTCGCTTCTACCAAATCTTTGCGTTTTTTATCTTCTTCCGCATGCAACTCGGCATCCTTCATCATACGTTCTACTTCTTCGTCACTCAAGCCGCTCGAAGATGTGATTGTAATTTTTTGGCTTTTACCTGTGCCTTTATCTGTAGCGGATACGTTCACGATACCGTTCGCATCCAGATCAAAGGTAACTTCGATTTGTGGTACACCACGTGGTGCTGGTGGGATATCTCCCAATTGGAAACGACCCAACGTTTTGTTGCCTGCTGCCATTTCACGTTCACCTTGCAACACGTGAATTTCTACGCTAGGCTGATTGTCGGCATACGTCGAGAACACCTGCGATTTGCTCGTAGGGATCGTCGTGTTACGATCAATCATTTTAGTAAATACGCCACCTGCGGTTTCAATACCGAGGGACAGTGGAGTTACGTCAAGGAGAACGACGTCTTTCACATCACCAGTCAGTACGCCCGCTTGAACTGCCGCGCCCAAAGCTACCACTTCATCAGGGTTTACGCCTTTGTGAGGCTCTTTACCTGTCAGCTTTTTGATTGCTTCTTGAACAGCCGGAATACGTGTGGAACCGCCGACCAGAACGATTTTGTCGATGTCGCTGGCACTCATGCCTGCATCTTTCATCGCTTGACGAGTAGGTCCCAAAGTACGTTCTACCAGACCTTCAGACAATTCTTCAAATTTCGCACGAGTCAGGTTCAACTCCAAATGCTGTGGAACGCCATCAGCTACTGTGATAAACGGCAAAGAAATTGTCGTTGTCAGTACGCCAGACAGTTCTTTTTTCGCTTTTTCCGCTGCATCTTTCAGACGTTGTACAGCAGCTTTATCTTTGCTCAGGTCAATGCCTTGATCTTTTTTGAACTCATTTACGAGGTAATCAATAATCACTTGGTCAAAGTCATCGCCACCCAGCTTGTTATCGCCGCTTGTTGCTTTAACTTCGAAGAAACCGTCGCCCAGTTCCAGAATGGATACGTCGAATGTACCACCACCCAGGTCATACACGAGGATCGTTTGGTCTTCGGATTTTTCCATACCGTATGCCAATGCAGCTGCTGTTGGCTCATTGACAATCCGCAGAACTTCCAGACCGGCAATTTTACCTGCATCCTTGGTTGCTTGACGTTGACCGTCATTGAAGTAAGCTGGAACAGTGATAACAGCTTGAGAAACCGTTTGTCCCAGGTAAGCTTCAGCATCGGATTTCAGCTTTTGCAAAATCATAGCGGAAATTTCCTGTGCGGAATATTCCTTGCCGTCAATGCTTTCTTTATGATTTGTACCCATGTGACGCTTGATGGACATGATTGTACGATCTGGGTTCGTAATTGCTTGGCGTTTTGCCGTTTCCCCTACAGTACGTTCTCCATCTTTTTTGAAACCAACAACGGAAGGGGTTGTGCGTGCGCCTTCCGGATTTGGAATAACGACCGCTTCGCCGCCCTCCATAACAGCCACACAAGAGTTGGTTGTACCTAAGTCAATACCGATTACTTTGCTCATCGGACAATTCCTCCTTCTGTATATACGAGGCCCGCAGGCCAGAATGGTTGAATCAAATTGATGTATTTCTAATGTATATTGAAAAAGCTACATGCTCACTTTTACCATCGCTGGACGAAGCACCTTGTCCTTCAGCATGTATCCTTTTTGTACCTC
This window contains:
- the dnaK gene encoding molecular chaperone DnaK, whose protein sequence is MSKVIGIDLGTTNSCVAVMEGGEAVVIPNPEGARTTPSVVGFKKDGERTVGETAKRQAITNPDRTIMSIKRHMGTNHKESIDGKEYSAQEISAMILQKLKSDAEAYLGQTVSQAVITVPAYFNDGQRQATKDAGKIAGLEVLRIVNEPTAAALAYGMEKSEDQTILVYDLGGGTFDVSILELGDGFFEVKATSGDNKLGGDDFDQVIIDYLVNEFKKDQGIDLSKDKAAVQRLKDAAEKAKKELSGVLTTTISLPFITVADGVPQHLELNLTRAKFEELSEGLVERTLGPTRQAMKDAGMSASDIDKIVLVGGSTRIPAVQEAIKKLTGKEPHKGVNPDEVVALGAAVQAGVLTGDVKDVVLLDVTPLSLGIETAGGVFTKMIDRNTTIPTSKSQVFSTYADNQPSVEIHVLQGEREMAAGNKTLGRFQLGDIPPAPRGVPQIEVTFDLDANGIVNVSATDKGTGKSQKITITSSSGLSDEEVERMMKDAELHAEEDKKRKDLVEAKNAADQLIYSVDKTIKDLGEKADAGEVEKANAAKENLQKTLETDNLEDIKKATEELTEIVQQLSVKLYEQAAQEAQAQQAQDGAADSKGRDNVVDADYEVVDEDQKKD